A single genomic interval of Mauremys reevesii isolate NIE-2019 linkage group 24, ASM1616193v1, whole genome shotgun sequence harbors:
- the LOC120390553 gene encoding sialoadhesin-like, whose protein sequence is MALVLVAAFCLLSGAYAQDWGVTLAPGPIERWAGSCVTIPCSFTYPAGWMVRAVSWIRDGDQTVYHSDEARVHADFKGRVRYLGDLQHNCSLRVAGLRPSDQGTYRFRFEVVGNGSSHNAWTGKTGQRLSVSDDRCQPSLGRRLEPGTSLNCSVGATCPHRPSWYDRDGARRSPEQTPGRAGATELQISPSQLDPGAALRCQVDGYRDECDSAQSQPLGTVAPNVSRVEVSWPAGKAALREGDNFTLRCQAAALQPVARYVWSRGDVWLPEAGQDLRVDKAAVSDGGSYACGVWVSGPGWGYLSLSARESIQVQHAPTGVRVMAAPGTSLQEGESVTLTCSYTSSLPAPDSYAWYRGGRQLGGSQREMGFVTQ, encoded by the exons ATGGCCTTGGTGCTGGTCGCTGCCTTTTGCCTTCTGAGCG gtgcctaCGCCCAGGACTGGGGTGTGACACTCGCACCAGGGCCCATTGAAAGATGGGCAGGCTCCTGCGTGACCATCCCCTGCTCCTTCACCTACCCCGCAGGGTGGATGGTCAGGGCTGTGAGCTGGATACGGGACGGGGATCAAACCGTGTATCACTCGGACGAGGCTCGTGTCCACGCTGACTTCAAGGGGCGCGTCCGCTACCTGGGGGACCTGCAGCACAACTGCTCCCTGCGGGTGGCGGGGCTGCGCCCCAGCGATCAGGGCACCTACCGCTTCCGGTTCGAAGTAGTGGGCAATGGCAGCAGCCATAACGCATGGACGGGCAAGACAGGACAGCGGCTCAGTGTCTCCG ACGATCGGTGCCAGCCCTCCCTGGGGCGCCGACTGGAACCGGGAACCTCCCTCAACTGCTCCGTGGGGGCCACCTGTCCCCATCGCCCCTCCTGGTACGACCGAGATGGCGCGCGGCGGAGCCCAGAGCAAAccccgggcagggctggggcgaccGAGCTGCAAATATCCCCGTCCCAGCTGGACCCCGGCGCGGCGCTGAGATGCCAGGTGGATGGATACAGGGATGAGTGTGACTCTGcccaatcccagcccctggggacAG TCGCCCCCAACGTGTCCAGGGTTGAGGTTTCGTGGCCGGCAGGGAAGGCAGCGCTGAGGGAAGGCGACAATTTTACCCTGCgctgccaggctgctgccctgcagcccGTCGCCAGGTACGTCTGGTCCCGCGGGGACGTGTGGCTGCCAGAAGCCGGGCAGGATTTACGTGTTGACAAGGCAGCCGTCTCTGACGGAGGGAGCTACGCGTGCGGGGTCTGGGTCTCTGGCCCCGGCTGGGGGTATCTGAGCCTCTCTGCGAGGGAATCGATCCAAGTTCAGC ACGCCCCCACAGGTGTCCGTGTTATGGCAGCACCGGGCACcagcctgcaggaaggggaaTCGGTGACACTAACGTGCAGTTACACcagcagcctccccgcccccgacTCCTACGCCTGGTACCGGGGCGGCCGGCAGCTGGGGGGATCCCAGCGGGAAATGGGGTttgtgacgcagtag